CTGGGAGGTATTCTTCTTATTGTCTTTGAATATTGGCATAAGGAAAAGGCTGATGCCGCTGAGAATATTGAAGATATCTCTTATAAAAATTGTTTTCTAATCGGAACTTGTCAGGCAATCGCCATGGTGCCCGGCGTCTCACGTGCTGGTGCTACAATCTTGGGCGGGTTATTCTTGGGCATAAAGAGAAAAACCATTGTAGAGTTTTCTTTTCTTTTAGCTGTGCCGACAATGCTAGCGGCAACTGGCTATGATTTATTAAAAACTGGGTTTACTTTTTCGGCCGATCAATTTGGCCAACTTTCTGTGGGGCTCATTGTGTCTTTCTTGGTTGCTATTCTAGCTATTAAGTTTTTACTTCGCTATATCCAACAACACGATTTTAAATTGTTCGGTCTGTACCGAATTATTATTGGCTTAATTTTCTTGCTAATTATCCTGTGATCCTCCGCATAAGTCTGAGTGATGATGAGTAAGTCTTGCAAATCAGGGGAGGATCTTGAGATCCTCCCCTGATTTTTCTTTTCGGGCGAGCTTGAGGCGGTTTAATGATGTGCTATGATTGGACAGTATATGGTTGATGAAATCAATAAAATTGAACTTGAGCATTTAGGCTATGATGATTTTTTTGAATCAGAATGGCAGTCTTTGGCTTTACCGCAATGCATAGTGGCTCGAGTTGTAGCTGAACACAAAGAAGCATACAAGGTTAAGACTGCTAAGAAAGAATATCTGGCCAAAATAACGGGAAAACAAATATTTGATGCCACAAAAAGAGAAGATTATCCGGCTGTTGGCGATTGGGTAGCTATAGCCGAAGCCGATGAAGAAAGGGCGATTATCTATAAAATCCTACCTAGGAGAACAATACTTAAAAAGAAATACAGCAATAAGCAAGATACTCAAATTATAGCTACTAACATTGATGTCGCTTTTATCGTGGAATCAGTAGATAGGGATTACAATTTGAATCGTTTTGAGAGATATCTTGTCTTGGCCAGTGAGGGGAAAATCAAATCGACTATCGTATTAAACAAAATCGATCTAATTTCAAAAGATGAATTGGATCTGAAAATTGATCAAATAAGAGAAAGGTTTAGCGATGTCGACATTATCGTAGCTAGCACTGTTGCTGAACAGGGGCTAGACGAATTGATGAACTATATAAAGGGAGGCAAGACATATTGTTTTCTTGGATCGTCTGGCGTGGGCAAGTCATCTTTGATAAATAAGTTATTAAAAAAGGACGAGATTGAGACTAGGGAGATAGGCCAGTCAACTGGTAGGGGGAGGCACACAACCACCGTTAGGGAAATGTATTTCTTAGAAAATGGCGGAATCGTAATTGATAATCCAGGCACACGAGAGGTTGGAGTGGCTGACGCCGGCGACGGCATAGAAAATATATTTAACGAAATAACTGCCTTATCCGAGGAGTGTAAATATGTTGATTGCACCCATATGCAGGAGCCTGGATGCGCTGTTTTGAAAGCCGTCGAGAGTGGGGAATTAGATGACGCTAAATACCAAAACTATATTAGATTAAGAAAAGAAAATGAGTATTATGGAATGTCCAATCTTGATAGAAAGCAGAAGGATCGTAAATTTGGCCAATTTGTAAAAAAAGCACTAGATCAGTTGAAGGATCTCGAATCGTAATTTTGGATAAGCGATATGGCAATTGTAAATACGCTCAAGAAGATAATATCCCAGATTAAGAAGCCAAGGATTAAATATGATCCCTTAATTGAGGTAAAAATTTCTAAGGATAATCTGCTCCATAATCTTCATCAATATCAGAGCTCTTCTC
Above is a genomic segment from Candidatus Yanofskybacteria bacterium containing:
- a CDS encoding undecaprenyl-diphosphatase gives rise to the protein MDYWQSIILGIVEGLTEFLPISSTAHLILGGKILNIVQTEFVKSFEIVIQLGAILAVIWLYWKRIVSSKEIIKRIIVAFLPTAIFGFLLYKIFKGYLMENLAVIVWALILGGILLIVFEYWHKEKADAAENIEDISYKNCFLIGTCQAIAMVPGVSRAGATILGGLFLGIKRKTIVEFSFLLAVPTMLAATGYDLLKTGFTFSADQFGQLSVGLIVSFLVAILAIKFLLRYIQQHDFKLFGLYRIIIGLIFLLIIL
- the rsgA gene encoding ribosome small subunit-dependent GTPase A; this translates as MIGQYMVDEINKIELEHLGYDDFFESEWQSLALPQCIVARVVAEHKEAYKVKTAKKEYLAKITGKQIFDATKREDYPAVGDWVAIAEADEERAIIYKILPRRTILKKKYSNKQDTQIIATNIDVAFIVESVDRDYNLNRFERYLVLASEGKIKSTIVLNKIDLISKDELDLKIDQIRERFSDVDIIVASTVAEQGLDELMNYIKGGKTYCFLGSSGVGKSSLINKLLKKDEIETREIGQSTGRGRHTTTVREMYFLENGGIVIDNPGTREVGVADAGDGIENIFNEITALSEECKYVDCTHMQEPGCAVLKAVESGELDDAKYQNYIRLRKENEYYGMSNLDRKQKDRKFGQFVKKALDQLKDLES